In the Solanum pennellii chromosome 5, SPENNV200 genome, one interval contains:
- the LOC107020734 gene encoding aspartic proteinase nepenthesin-1 has translation MASSNFAYYILFLFLSSILFALQVSSTSRHVVNNHKGFRLSLKHVDSGGNFTKFERLQRAMARGKSRLQRLSLVANFATLSSKDETNDVKSTIHAGNGEFLMQISIGSPSESYNAIMDTGSDLIWTQCKPCKECFDQSTPIFDPSKSSTFEKISCSNKLCEALPMSSCGDSNCEYMYTYGDYSSSEGFLASETFTFGKVSIPNVAFGCGNDNEGSGFSQGAGLVGLGRGPLSLVSQLHMSRFSYCLTSINEDADSTSSTLLMGSMARDDYNNIITTPLVKNPTQPSFYYLSLKGISVGDTQLAIKKSTFSLNKDGSGGMIIDSGTTITYLEESAFSLLKKEFSLQVNLAVDDSSSTGLDLCFKLPSNTNNIQVPKLIFHFEGADMDLPAENYMIADSRMGIACLAMGSSSGMSIFGNVQQQNMMVIHDLDKETLSFVPKQCDEL, from the exons atggcTTCATCAAACTTTGCCTATTACATCctatttctttttctatcaTCAATCTTATTTGCTTTGCAAGTGAGTTCAACATCTAGACATGTTGTCAACAACCATAAGGGGTTCAGGTTGAGCTTAAAACATGTTGATTCAGGTggaaatttcacaaaatttgaaCGTTTACAACGTGCGATGGCACGAGGGAAATCAAGGTTGCAAAGGTTAAGTCTAGTGGCTAATTTTGCAACTTTATCATCAAAAGATGAaacaaatgatgtaaaatcaaCAATTCATGCAGGAAATGGTGAGTTTTTAATGCAAATATCAATTGGTAGTCCAAGTGAGTCTTATAATGCAATAATGGATACTGGTAGTGATTTAATTTGGACACAATGTAAGCCTTGTAAAGAGTGTTTTGATCAATCTACACCAATTTTTGATCCATCAAAATCatcaacttttgaaaaaatttcatgttCTAATAAACTTTGTGAAGCATTGCCAATGTCATCTTGTGGTGATAGTAATTGtgaatatatgtatacatatggTGATTATTCATCAAGTGAAGGTTTTTTGGCTAGTGAAACATTTACTTTTGGTAAAGTTTCAATACCAAATGTTGCATTTGGATGTGGAAATGACAATGAAGGTAGTGGATTTAGTCAAGGTGCGGGCCTAGTGGGCCTCGGACGAGGTCCACTATCACTAGTTTCTCAACTACACATGTCTAGATTCTCGTACTGTCTGACCTCGATTAATGAGGATGCTGATAGCACAAGTAGCACGCTTCTCATGGGATCAATGGCACGTGATgattataacaatattattaCAACCCCTTTAGTAAAAAACCCGACACAACCATCTTTTTATTACCTTTCGTTAAAAGGAATATCTGTTGGGGATACTCAATTGGCCATCAAGAAATCTACATTTTCACTCAACAAAGATGGCTCTGGAGGAATGATAATTGACTCTGGGACAACCATAACATACCTAGAAGAAAGTGCATTTAGTCTTCTCAAGAAAGAATTTTCTTTGCAG GTAAACCTTGCGGTGGATGATTCAAGCTCAACAGGACTAGATCTTTGTTTCAAATTGCCATCAAACACAAATAACATACAAGttccaaaattgatttttcattttgaaggtGCAGACATGGATTTGCCTGCAGAAAATTATATGATTGCTGATTCAAGAATGGGAATTGCTTGTTTAGCTATGGGAAGTTCAAGTGGAATGTCAATATTTGGAAATGTTCAACAACAAAATATGATGGTTATTCATGATCTTGATAAAGAAACTTTATCATTTGTACCAAAACAATGTGATGAACTCTAG